CAACCATAGTAAGCGCAAATAATGGAAATAGCAAGAGATAAAATGCAAAAAGTTGTTGGTGATAAAGTTAAATTCTAACGAATATAAGCAGGATAggaatcaattcaaacataacACATCCATACCAAGTAGTGTTCCAATCATAAAAATAACCCACGATACTTATAGTTGAATGAATGTAAACAGATCTGCTAGTCACCTAATTGtaaatatgttatataaaaCACAATCAAAGCATGTAAAACACAACTGAACCAACAAACATGTAAGATTTCATCATTCAACCTTAAATATTACGTTTGTTCTACTTCCACATGCAAAATACTTGTCTTTCCTTTGCAAGTTCCATTTCAATCTTAAAATACCATTTACACTATGAACCCTAATGTGAAATGAAGGGATTAAACAAATCCAACAAATTTTatgaacaaaattaaaaatcaataaatacaaCATCACGATAGAAATAAGCTATATCAAATACCTTCAAAAGCGCTACGATCGGAGCATTGGGAAGCGATCCTGCTACTCTCACCACCGTCATCACGTGTCGTAGCGGCGTAAGTGGCCAACGCCTCCACAAGATCCGACGGGTTGGACATGACTTGGATGATTCTGGCAGACAAAACGGAAGAGATATGGATAAGGAGACTGTAATGAAAGATGATGTGGATGGTTGGTAAAGAAAGATACGGTATAATATATGCGTACAGGAGAGAATGGAAAGAACCACCATTGTAATGATTATAGTGGACATTAAGTGCTGGAATTCTTggaatgagtttttttttattgggaaATTAAAGCTGGAGAATGGAGGTAGCCGAAAAGTGTTGTTTGTATGAGTTGATGTTTTTTTATGAAGTTGACAATGTAAAGACGTTGCATGCAGTCCAATTGGTTATAGGCAAGTTACTATCCTAGTCTACTATGATAATTAAAGAAACTAACACACTCAATCAAAAAAAGTCATCATTACATGTTAGTAGTCAAATCGAAATCTCAAATATGAAAAGAAACACATTCATAGGCCTCAAGCCAATATCAATGTATCAACCCAAGTAGGTTCCCTGAAATACGAAATTAATTGCGGAGTCAACTACGTATAAAATATCATTAGATCGGACGATGTCGGATAAATAAATGTTGGTAATGTATGAGAGCAAATCCGACATAAATGGTTATCACGTATTTGCACATGTAAAATTATAATAGGTCAAACAAAGTATATTAATTAAGAGGGATAATTAAGTATATAGACAATAATTCTTAAAATATCGATAGAACATATCGAATAAAATTCGACATATATAGTTATTcgttaatatatattttcacaTATAAAATTACACAATGACtacaaatattaaatatttcGAAACACTTCCTTGTAAATTACGTTCCGAGTGACATCTAGATCATCGATTGGTTCAGCAGGCAAAAGTTCACTCCCTTGTAAACTACGTTCCGAGCAACTTTTGGATTGTCGGCTGGTTCCAAACACATCCTGGATTGTCGGCTGGTTATCACGTATTTGCACAAATAAAAGTATATCATGTTAGACAACGTATATTAATTAGTAGGGATAATTAATTATGTAGAGAATAACACTTAAAATACTGATAGAACATATCGAATAAAATTCAACATACATATTTATTcgttaatatatattttcacaTATAAAATTACACGATGACtacaaatattaaatatttcGAAACACTTCCTTGTAAACTACGTTCCGAGCAACATCTGGATTGTCGGCTGGTTCAGCAGGCAAAAGTACTTTCAATCCATTTTCGGAAGTAACCCTTGAAAAAGCAACATATAACTGTCCATGGGAAAAAATTGGTTGAGAGAGATACACCCCGACATTTTTTAGAGACTGGCCTTGACTTTTGTTGATTGTCATGGCGAAGGACACACTCAAGGGAAATTGTCGGCGTTTAAATCTGAAAGGAAGTCTCTTATCGGAAGGAATCAATGACAATCTCGGAATGAAAACCTTTTCACCAATATGGCTACCAGATATAATCATCCCCTCGACAACATAAGTACCCATCTTAGTGATTATTAACCTTGTACCATTACACAGCCCAGAAGATTGATCCATATTTCGCATGAGCATAACTGGGACTCCAATTTTAAGTCTTAACTTATGATTTGGAATCCCAGAAGAAGCAATAGTATTCAAAAACTCTGGAGTGTGTACATTATCCGGGACATCGACAGCTGAATTTTCATTACATGAAGAATCATAGCTGAGGTAAATTTTTTCGTCAGTGGAAATCATGTCCAAAATATAGTCATTCACACTACCAACAACTGAATTCGTTGGAGCGAGAATAGCCCTGTCACGGAAAAAGGATGGTTCATTCATATTTTCCAATAAGTTTGGGTAAGTACTTTGAACAATATTAGAAAGAGGATCAGCGCCACCATCAATCAACAAATCTTGTGGGATTTGAACAGCGATACATTCATCATCCGCATGTCCGATACTCCCATCACCAATTCCCAATATCCACTGAGAAAAATCTCTCCTCCTCTCAATATCTGAATCTGCGCATCCCGCTAGAAGTCTCATATTAGTCGTTAATGTTAAGACCTCACAGGAGGACCATAAAGGAGAAGAATTTATAGCAGAGTGAACAATATCgtgccttgtacctttgggtataaCGGGTAGTATTTGACGAAAATCCCCACCTAACACAACAACCTTTCCTCCAAATGGAAACTGCTTCTCTTGCATAATATCCTTCAAAGTACGATTAACGGCTTCAAAACAATGTCTATGCATCATAGGTGCCTCATCCCATATAATCAATTTTGCACGACGAATTAGATGGGCGAGATGATCAGATGGCCCTATTTGACATGTAGAATATTCATCGATGTTTATTGGTATGGCAAATCGAGAATGAGCAGTCCTTCCTCCAGGAATTAGCAAGGCAGCTATACCACTGGACGCCACTGTTAGAACGATTTCACCCTTAGATCTTAATGCTGCTGACAAAGCCCTCCAAATGTATGTTTTCCCTGTGCCTCCATAACCATTAAGGAAAAAGAAACCTGGCATATTCTCTtgaactcttgtcatgattttatcatatattttcCGCTGTTCAGTTGTCATGGATGACATTAATATACGATGCTCATCAGCTAATAGATTGCGATCGTAATTTAATTCATCGTAAATCAACCTATTCCCTCTATCTGGAACTAACCCATCGTCTTGCTGAGGCATGTCAGAAAAATCTTTCAGACTCTTGCCATTACTTTGTAATGCAATTTCAATCTCGGCTAATGCATAGCTTCTCAACTGGTCACATGTCAACACTAAATCTGCAAGaaatatataattgtaaaaCATATGGAACAAAAAAGGTGTATACTTAAGTAAAGCAATATTATCAATATAGACACACAACTAACCTGGTAGACCAAGAAGACGTCGTTGCTTATATTGAATATCATCGCTAAGAAACTCCCATATGCTGGTCCAAACAAAACCGGGACAATGTAATTGATCTGAAAGAAGCAGAGCGACAAATAATTGACGCAAATAACCACCAGTGCCCCAGTAGCTAGCTTCTTTAACCGCCTGAATAAACTCCCTGTCATCATCCATAAGCCCTAACGCAAAACACGCGTCTTTGTAATTGCTATAAGTAACATTATTAACTGTTCTTATATCAGCAAAAGAAGTTGGACCCTTTATGTAATTTAAAATAGTCCTCAAATAAAATCGTTGACCGGATCCAGGAGGGGCAAAATGAAGTCTTCCAATAGAAAACCCCCTCTTACGCGGAGTCCACTGACGCGCATCCTTGTTCCATACAAATTTAGTAGGAAATTCATTATACGTCAATTGACGCGCATGAGGATATTTTTTATTGGCTTCCATCCAAGCTATGAACTTACTGCACCTAGCATATGGTTTTTCAACAATATCTTCAATGCAAGCATCGTCATGGAAAATCACTGGCTGCTCATCCTCAAGATGAAAAGTTAGCCGTTCAACAGATGGTTCTCTATAATTAACATCAAACACAAAAATCCTCCAAACAGCTTCACATGCAGATAGATACCGACAATCATAGTATGTCTTTATCTCATCAATCATTTGAGTACCGGATCCGTTGCCACTATCATTATAGAATCCAGCCGTAACACGATCATGTCCCTTGTTGATGTATTTGAAAAGATACTTTATAGATCGGGATTGATTGCACCACTCAACATTGATGTGAGCATTATATTTGagcaacaattttttattatacgGAACAATAAACCTGTTGTCAATAAAATGTTCACCCTTTTGAATATACACACCATTGTCCCTCCTCCGATACACAGGATAACCATCAGAATCAATGATTGTATGACTGGTAAATTTCTTAGGGAAGTATTTGGAACACCGACCATGCTGCATACATGGAGATTTTTTATTCTGCTGTCCACATGGACCATGAATCATAAGTGCAGATACAACGCTAAATAACTCTGGCTCTCGATGTATATCCGGTATCTCAGCCGATATTATTTTGTCAATACCATCTGGACCGACAATTCTATGTGACTGGTAAAGGAAGACTAAAATGTGAGCATGTGGAAGACCACGCTTTTGAAACTCAATTGTGTAAATCActgaaatatatacatatagatATCGTTAACAACCGAGTAAAAAAAGAGACACACTAAAAATCATTATAAATACAGTGTGgtatctaaaaaaattaacctGCTTTGACTTTGCCAAAAATATCCCCTTGCTTAATATCTTTTATGAGCTGATCCAGCTTAATCTTAAACAATCGAGATATCAAGTCAGGGCGATCCGATGGCCTAAGATTATGCActtttaaaaaatcaacaacTTCTGGCCACTTATAGTTGCAAGTAAATGTGATAAATATGTCGGGATATCCAGCCCAAGAGCAAATGGACATTGCATCTTGGTAGTTCTGTATCATATACCTTGCCCCGCCAACAAAACTTGCAGGCAGAACTATTCGTTTACCTGTAGTGTTCGCATCACAGTCGCCGCTAACAATGGCTTCCGTCAACCCTTTGTACATAGCAGCCCTTAAATCTTTCTGATGATCTCTCATATATCTCAACCGATCAGACTCTATTGTACTAAAAGAATCAACCAAAAACTGATGAAATAATCTCCTAGAAAAAACAACTGTTGATTCATCTCTACACCTCTGCTGGATGGTATATCCAACCCACTCCAGCTGAGTGATAAACTTCCTTTTCCTTTTAGATTTCTTTGGACTATCTCTGAACTCAATGTCCCTACTGTATCCATCCTCT
This genomic interval from Trifolium pratense cultivar HEN17-A07 linkage group LG6, ARS_RC_1.1, whole genome shotgun sequence contains the following:
- the LOC123892273 gene encoding uncharacterized protein LOC123892273, coding for MASSIECSDSIHLHESCSNNDDDASIHSIYDGDQMICETNTQQFNIPYNSATDVDLVSDHYVAQMRCTTNYEQFDVPFNYGISTYSVDSLSTIYYFVYVDYFPYLNNIYAVSDNPRYFNIGQPSCVCPDCGAIMWYQERVKSGSRVNPKFSLCCNQGDIELAPYKQLPQPLYNLYHGRDSRSNFFIENIRSFNSMFAFTSMGGRIHTSINSGNAPPAFVLNGENYHLIGSLLPLPNRPPKFAQLYIYDTENEISNRMSSVGMTDDPVAFKSSIVRDIRYALDSCGNPYVRMYAMLRDTIHFQEAPTVKLRLLGKRSRDGRRYNLPSVSEVAALIVGDFDAADFDRDIIVQTQTGLLQRVSTFEPCYWPLQYPLLFPRGEDGYSRDIEFRDSPKKSKRKRKFITQLEWVGYTIQQRCRDESTVVFSRRLFHQFLVDSFSTIESDRLRYMRDHQKDLRAAMYKGLTEAIVSGDCDANTTGKRIVLPASFVGGARYMIQNYQDAMSICSWAGYPDIFITFTCNYKWPEVVDFLKVHNLRPSDRPDLISRLFKIKLDQLIKDIKQGDIFGKVKAVIYTIEFQKRGLPHAHILVFLYQSHRIVGPDGIDKIISAEIPDIHREPELFSVVSALMIHGPCGQQNKKSPCMQHGRCSKYFPKKFTSHTIIDSDGYPVYRRRDNGVYIQKGEHFIDNRFIVPYNKKLLLKYNAHINVEWCNQSRSIKYLFKYINKGHDRVTAGFYNDSGNGSGTQMIDEIKTYYDCRYLSACEAVWRIFVFDVNYREPSVERLTFHLEDEQPVIFHDDACIEDIVEKPYARCSKFIAWMEANKKYPHARQLTYNEFPTKFVWNKDARQWTPRKRGFSIGRLHFAPPGSGQRFYLRTILNYIKGPTSFADIRTVNNVTYSNYKDACFALGLMDDDREFIQAVKEASYWGTGGYLRQLFVALLLSDQLHCPGFVWTSIWEFLSDDIQYKQRRLLGLPDLVLTCDQLRSYALAEIEIALQSNGKSLKDFSDMPQQDDGLVPDRGNRLIYDELNYDRNLLADEHRILMSSMTTEQRKIYDKIMTRVQENMPGFFFLNGYGGTGKTYIWRALSAALRSKGEIVLTVASSGIAALLIPGGRTAHSRFAIPINIDEYSTCQIGPSDHLAHLIRRAKLIIWDEAPMMHRHCFEAVNRTLKDIMQEKQFPFGGKVVVLGGDFRQILPVIPKGTRHDIVHSAINSSPLWSSCEVLTLTTNMRLLAGCADSDIERRRDFSQWILGIGDGSIGHADDECIAVQIPQDLLIDGGADPLSNIVQSTYPNLLENMNEPSFFRDRAILAPTNSVVGSVNDYILDMISTDEKIYLSYDSSCNENSAVDVPDNVHTPEFLNTIASSGIPNHKLRLKIGVPVMLMRNMDQSSGLCNGTRLIITKMGTYVVEGMIISGSHIGEKVFIPRLSLIPSDKRLPFRFKRRQFPLSVSFAMTINKSQGQSLKNVGVYLSQPIFSHGQLYVAFSRVTSENGLKVLLPAEPADNPDVARNVVYKEVFRNI